The proteins below come from a single Ictalurus punctatus breed USDA103 chromosome 29, Coco_2.0, whole genome shotgun sequence genomic window:
- the mab21l2 gene encoding protein mab-21-like 2 produces MIAAQAKLVYQLNKYYNERCQTRKAAIAKTIREVCKVVSDVLKEVEVQEPRFISSLSEIDARYEGLEVISPHEFEVVLYLNQMGVFNFVDDGSLPGCAVLKLSDGRKRSMSLWVEFITASGYLSARKIRSRFQTLVAQAVDKCSYRDSVKMVADTSEVKLRIRERYVVQITPAFKCTGIWPRSAAQWPPPHIPWPGPNRVAEVKAEGFNLLSKECYTLAGKQSSAESDAWVLQFAEAENRLLMSGCRKKCLSILKTLRDRHLELPGQPLNGYHMKTLLLYECEKHPRESDWDEASLGDRINGVLLQLVSCLQCRRCPHYFLPNLDLFQGKATSALEAAAKQTWRLAREILTNAKSLDKL; encoded by the coding sequence ATGATCGCTGCCCAGGCGAAGCTGGTCTACCAGCTCAACAAATACTACAACGAGCGATGCCAGACGCGCAAGGCGGCCATCGCCAAGACGATCCGTGAGGTGTGTAAGGTCGTATCGGACGTCCTGAAGGAGGTAGAGGTACAGGAGCCACGCTTCATCAGCTCTCTGAGCGAGATCGACGCGCGCTACGAGGGCCTCGAGGTAATCTCGCCTCATGAGTTCGAGGTCGTGCTGTACCTCAACCAGATGGGCGTCTTTAATTTCGTGGACGATGGCTCGTTGCCGGGCTGCGCTGTCCTGAAGCTCAGTGACGGCCGTAAGCGCAGCATGTCGCTCTGGGTCGAGTTCATAACCGCCTCGGGGTATCTGTCCGCGCGAAAGATTCGATCGAGATTCCAAACTCTGGTGGCGCAGGCGGTGGACAAGTGCAGCTACCGCGACTCGGTCAAGATGGTGGCCGACACGAGCGAGGTGAAGCTGCGGATTCGAGAGCGCTACGTGGTGCAGATCACTCCGGCCTTTAAGTGCACCGGGATCTGGCCACGCAGTGCCGCTCAGTGGCCTCCACCGCACATCCCGTGGCCCGGACCGAACCGGGTCGCCGAGGTCAAAGCCGAAGGATTTAATCTGCTCTCGAAAGAATGCTACACGTTAGCGGGGAAGCAAAGCTCGGCCGAGAGCGACGCCTGGGTCCTGCAGTTCGCAGAGGCAGAAAACCGGCTGCTGATGTCCGGCTGCAGGAAGAAGTGCCTGTCGATTTTAAAAACGCTCCGCGACAGGCACTTGGAGCTGCCGGGCCAGCCGCTCAACGGCTACCACATGAAGACGCTGCTGCTGTACGAGTGCGAGAAGCACCCGCGCGAGAGCGACTGGGACGAGGCGAGCCTCGGCGATCGCATCAACGGCGTCCTGCTGCAGCTCGTCTCCTGTCTGCAGTGCCGCCGGTGTCCTCACTACTTCCTCCCCAACCTCGATTTATTTCAGGGCAAAGCGACGTCAGCCCTCGAGGCGGCCGCCAAGCAGACCTGGAGACTCGCGAGGGAGATCCTGACCAACGCTAAGAGCCTGGACAAACTCTGA